The Streptomyces tendae DNA segment TGGGGTCTCCTCCTCGCCGCAGCGAGGGGCTACGGCATCGACGCTCCCGACGGTGGTCTGGCGGCCGCCTGCGTCGTCACGGAGTACGGACCGCGCGACCAGCCTTCCCTCGCGGCCATCGGCATGGTCCTCGTCGCGGAGCGACACTCCCGTCAGGGCATCGGACGCCGGCTGATGCGTCACGTCGTCGCGGAGGCGGGCACCACTCCCCTCACCCTGTACGCCACGCCCCTCGGCCGGCCCCTCTACGAGGAGCTCGGGTTCAAGGTCGGCGGACAGGCCGAGATGCTGCGCGGCCGCTTCGTCCTCGGGGACCGGACGGACATCCGGACCCGCACCGCCACCGCGGACGACCTGCCGGGAATCCTGCGGCTCGACGAGGAGGTCTTCGGGGCGGACCGGACGCACATCGTGACCCGCCTGCCCGCCTTCGCGGACCAGCTGCGCGTGGCCGAGGACGACGGACGGCTGATCGGTTACGCGGCTGCCTGGCCCAACATGGACACCCATGTCGTGGGTCCGCTGATCGCCCGGGACACCGC contains these protein-coding regions:
- a CDS encoding GNAT family N-acetyltransferase produces the protein MPTPSLDSLPIRRLTLRDLSACADLSEDRGWPREEHKWGLLLAAARGYGIDAPDGGLAAACVVTEYGPRDQPSLAAIGMVLVAERHSRQGIGRRLMRHVVAEAGTTPLTLYATPLGRPLYEELGFKVGGQAEMLRGRFVLGDRTDIRTRTATADDLPGILRLDEEVFGADRTHIVTRLPAFADQLRVAEDDGRLIGYAAAWPNMDTHVVGPLIARDTATAQALIASLAAHTNRPLRTDIDVRHEELLSWAKDHGLSTVALNAVMTYGITELPGDWSRLFAPVTVAAG